The following proteins come from a genomic window of Trifolium pratense cultivar HEN17-A07 linkage group LG4, ARS_RC_1.1, whole genome shotgun sequence:
- the LOC123922200 gene encoding uncharacterized protein LOC123922200, with the protein MADSTDNSAETSQRNKKSVRGPTMLKAIENVRKTGIKIPLQFDLETGECYGNNASHFKSYVALLTRERCSIAKELWKHIPEGVKNAMWTDIKAIFVIPEFDDAKRNDHFKKIWFHYAAERWKDFKSRLTRTYITDPKPDDVPPYVKYPYIKKDIWEEFVKYRQTSDFKEKSQKGRENHAKNVYPHVLSRGGYKRLEEQMINEKRLSLSKDSSGLTDDDRHPSPPERYETWTRARQKKGGEFTSEPVKKVAEKIEKIVEDSKKGDFVPTGRHDVLAEAIGTPEHGGSVRGVGKKHNITTYWGRSKVSRQSQGIDVKEQLAAFKADLEAKFEEKLAQERKMMQDSLMETLKSMGLSQTSDTNNRVMVPEAQTEQLVVTGSAKGSCSPAPVKMQNELKEVVVTESAKGSRSPAPVAEAQDNMDDVQKLLIMVLKRGDDHLDVELIHCSMCTNFLMSCKCIRELLVGSIWLDMSTLSVWCSYIHRLCIENNTTNVYGILEPTFLNIVGDAGKKSDQRISQSKCKKYIQHKLQNEKKECQLLPFNHA; encoded by the exons ATGGCTGATTCAACCGACAACTCTGCTGAAACTAGTCAACGTAATAAAAAAAGTGTTAGAGGTCCCACTATGTTGAAAGCAATTGAAAACGTTCGTAAAACGGGTATAAAGATCCCTCTCCAGTTTGATCTAGAAACTGGAGAGTGTTATGGTAACAATGCCTCCCATTTTAAGAGTTACGTAGCACTtcttactcgagaaagatgCAGTATTGCGAAAGAGTTGTGGAAACATATACCTGAAGGAGTAAAAAATGCTATGTGGACAGATATTAAG gCTATTTTTGTTATACCCGAGTTTGATGATGCAAAAAGGAAtgatcattttaagaaaatatggtTTCACTATGCGGCGGAGCGGTGGAAAGATTTTAAATCACGGTTGACTAGAACTTATATCACAGACCCCAAACCAGATGACGTTCCTCCATACGTCAAGTATCCTTACATCAAAAAAGATATATGGGAAGAGTTTGTGAAGTATCGACAGACCTCTGATTTTAAG GAAAAAAGTCAAAAGGGTAGGGAGAATCATGCAAAGAATGTTTACCCACATGTATTATCCCGTGGAGGGTATAAGAGGCTCGAGGAGCAGATGATCAATGAAAAGAGATTGTCCTTATCGAAAGATAGTTCTGGCTTAACTGATGATGATCGTCATCCATCTCCACCGGAACGCTATGAGACATGGACGAGAGCACGACAAAAGAAAGGGGGAGAATTCACATCCGAGCCTGTAAAAAAAGTTGCTGAGAAAATT GAGAAAATTGTTGAAGACTCAAAAAAGGGTGACTTTGTTCCAACGGGACGTCACGATGTCCTAGCAGAAGCCATTGGAACACCTGAGCATGGTGGTAGTGTTCGTGGTGTtggaaaaaaacataacattacCACTTACTGGGGAAGATCAAAGGTTTCACGTCAAAGTCAAGGTATAGATGTCAAAGAGCAACTAGCAGCATTTAAAGCAGATTTGGAAGCTAAGTTTGAGGAAAAGTTGGCGCAAGAGCGTAAGATGATGCAAGATTCTCTTATGGAGACACTAAAGTCCATGGGTTTATCCCAAACCTCTGATACAAATAATAGAGTCATGGTACCTGAAGCGCAAACTGAACAACTTGTTGTCACCGGAAGCGCAAAAGGGAGTTGTTCTCCTGCACCGGTCAAGATGCAAAATGAACTCAAGGAGGTTGTTGTCACTGAAAGCGCAAAAGGAAGTCGTTCTCCTGCACCGGTAGCAGAGGCTCAAGATAACATGGACGATGTTCAGAAATTGTTAATCATGGTTCTGAAAAGGGGTGATGATCATTTGGATGTAGAATTAATTCATTGTTCAATGTGTACTAATTTTCTCATGTCTTGCAAGTGTATAAGAGAGTTGTTGGTGGGTTCTATTTGGCTCGACATGAGTACTCTAAGTGTTTGGTGCTC gTACATTCATCGTTTATGCATTGAAAACAACACCACAAATGTATATGGAATTTTGGAACCAACTTTTCTGAACATTGTTGGTGATGCTGGGAAAAAAAGTGATCagagaatatctcaaagtaAATGCAAGAAATACATCCAGCATAAGttacaaaatgaaaagaaagagtgtCAATTATTACCATTTAACCATGCGTAA
- the LOC123919980 gene encoding fasciclin-like arabinogalactan protein 12 — protein MIRIQSLLSFSIAILVSLLCSTTTTLSQLSPAKAPIQPTLPSPTQPAAAPKPLVPSLPESPSDSTPDTTGAVDIVGVLRKAKSFNVLIRLMKTTQLINQLNSQLLTIKTGGLTILAPDDSAFSGLKAGFLNSLSDGQKLELLQFHVISDYVSSSNFDTLTNPVRTLAGAKPGKVELNVISYGGSVNISTGEVNTTINGIIYTDKHLAIYKVGKVLLPTEFFSVAKAPGKAPSLAPEPSTDTAKAPKTDKDTSSDSSQVINPTEDKSGSVKVMCGKFVSVGLVLGLVAMMQT, from the coding sequence atgattagAATTCAATCTCTCTTATCCTTCTCAATTGCAATACTAGTTTCACTCTTGTGTTCCACCACCACAACTTTATCTCAATTATCACCAGCTAAAGCTCCAATTCAACCTACACTACCTTCCCCAACACAACCAGCTGCAGCCCCTAAACCATTGGTACCATCATTACCAGAGTCACCCAGTGATTCTACACCCGACACTACAGGCGCGGTTGACATCGTTGGAGTCCTCCGAAAGGCCAAGTCATTCAATGTCTTAATCCGATTGATGAAAACAACTCAATTGATCAACCAACTCAATTCACAACTATTGACTATCAAAACAGGTGGATTAACCATTCTCGCGCCAGATGACAGCGCCTTCTCAGGACTCAAAGCAGGATTCCTCAACTCTCTTTCCGATGGACAGAAACTCGAGTTATTACAATTCCACGTTATTTCGGACTATGTATCTAGCTCAAATTTTGATACTCTAACCAACCCTGTGAGAACACTTGCCGGTGCCAAACCCGGAAAGGTTGAGCTAAATGTGATAAGTTACGGTGGAAGCGTGAACATATCGACAGGAGAAGTGAACACTACAATCAATGGCATTATATATACTGATAAGCATCTTGCTATTTATAAAGTTGGCAAGGTGCTTCTTCCTACAGAATTCTTTTCCGTTGCTAAGGCACCGGGAAAGGCGCCTTCTTTGGCACCAGAACCTTCAACTGATACAGCAAAGGCGCCTAAAACCGATAAGGATACATCCTCAGATTCGTCGCAGGTAATTAATCCAACAGAAGACAAATCTGGCTCTGTGAAGGTTATGTGTGGAAAGTTTGTGTCAGTTGGACTTGTATTAGGTTTGGTGGCTATGATGCAAACTTGA
- the LOC123922201 gene encoding uncharacterized protein LOC123922201 — protein sequence MDRSWMRANRLSTEYRHGVMEFLQFAESNAELERPPPEFPPLFLCPCINCANKEPKRTKKEIMNHLICDGICQNYTQWIWHGEVVATPSVSHRESGSVDIDDRLEDMMRDIGEDSFKRAHVYETLCSDKDEPLYPGCTNFTRLSAVLKLFNLKAKNGWTDKSFTELLELLIQMLPEGNVMPNRYYEAKKVLCPMGLEYEKIHACPNDCILYRKEFVNYNHCPTCKASRYKKKDGDSSDDEVTKTGPPAKVVWYLPIISRFKRLFANANDAKNLRWHAEERKCDGQIRHVADSLQWKKIDSLFPNFGKESRNLRLGLATDGMNPFGNQSTNHSSWPVLLMIYNLSPWLCMKRKYIMLSMMISGPRQPGNDIDVYLSPLIDDLKVLWEEGVDVFDSYSGEQFNMRAMLFCTINDFPAYGNLSGYSVKGHNACPICEKKTCYKQLKNGKKTVYLGHRKFLNRYHPYRRLRKAFDGDQENGVAPTPLTGEEVYERQRDINVVFGKCQKPKGRVPKAKVPKAESESVKRKKQPVVKSIWKKRSVFFDLPYWSSLDVRHCIDVMHVEKNICDSVIGTLLDIKGKTKDGAHARLDMDLMGIRQELLPQKINDKTYLPPACHTLSKDEKTSFCKCLQSIKVPHGYSSNVKSLVSMKDLKLIGLKSHDCHVLMQQLLPVAIRGILPDNVRKAICRLCLFFNAICCKAIDPLKLDELENEAAVILCQLEMYFPPSFFDIMVHLIVHLVREIRLCGPIYLRWMYPIERYMKILKGYTKNPHRPEASIVERYIAEEAIEFCSNYLSEVDAIGVPKSRHDGRCDGVGTQGLNVKSMHIDIILQAHLYILNNTDEVQPYLSAHKSIIKKMHDKMNEKWVLREHNKKFSEWFKEKVCQDDSVSDTIKWLSYEPKCNILTWSAYDINKTSFYTKSKDDRSTMQNSGVMIVAESMHFSSSKDKNPVMASTPYFGVIEEIWEVDYVVFKVPLFKCKWIDINNGVRIDELGFTIVDLCKLAYKDEPFIMASQAKQVFYVKDPSNERWSVVLQGKNVHGSYENQELDISEIPPFSSDVPTFIEENEEDDVHAAIRLDHDEGIWD from the coding sequence ATGGACCGTAGTTGGATGAGAGCTAATCGATTAAGTACTGAGTACAGACATGGAGTGATGGAATTTCTACAGTTTGCGGAAAGTAATGCTGAACTAGAACGTCCTCCTCCTGAATTTCCTCCACTTTTTCTATGTCCGTGTATAAATTGTGCAAATAAAGAACCAAAACGTACTAAGAAAGAAATCATGAATCATCTAATTTGTGACgggatttgtcaaaattatacacaatGGATATGGCACGGTGAAGTAGTTGCAACGCCAAGTGTGTCCCATAGAGAAAGTGGTAGTGTGGATATCGATGATCGACTGGAAGACATGATGCGTGATATTGGAGAAGATTCGTTTAAGAGGGCGCATGTGTATGAAACTTTATGCAGTGACAAGGATGAACCATTGTATCCGGGATGCACAAATTTTACCCGTTTGTCTGCGgtgttaaaattgtttaatttgaaaGCAAAAAATGGGTGGACTGACAAAAGTTTCACTGAATTGCTTGAATTGTTGATACAAATGCTTCCAGAAGGTAATGTAATGCCAAATCGTTATTACGAGGCGAAAAAAGTATTGTGTCCAATGGGTTTGGAGTATGAAAAGATACATGCATGCCCTAATGATTGTATATTATACCGAAAAGAGTTTGTAAACTATAATCATTGTCCGACATGTAAGGCGTCTCgctacaaaaagaaagatggtgATTCTAGTGATGATGAGGTGACCAAAACGGGTCCTCCCGCGAAAGTCGTATGGTACCTACCAATAATTTCAAGGTTCAAGAGATTGTTTGCTAATGCAAATGACGCAAAGAATCTTAGATGGCATGcagaagagagaaaatgtgatGGCCAAATTCGCCATGTAGCTGATTCTTTGCAATGGAAGAAAATTGACTCTTTGTTTCCAAATTTTGGCAAAGAGTCGAGAAACCTTAGACTTGGACTTGCTACTGATGGAATGAATCCGTTTGGTAATCAAAGTACTAACCATAGTTCATGGCCTGTTCTCCTGATGATTTACAACCTATCTCCTTGGTTGTGCATGAAgcgtaaatatattatgttatcgaTGATGATTTCAGGCCCAAGACAACCAGGAAATGACATAGATGTTTATCTAAGTCCactaattgatgatttgaaagtGTTGTGGGAGGAAGGAGTGGATGTTTTTGATTCGTATTCTGGTGAACAGTTCAACATGCGTGCCATGTTGTTTTGCACCATCAACGACTTTCCGGCATACGGCAATTTGTCTGGGTATTCCGTTAAAGGGCATAATGCGTGTCccatatgtgaaaaaaaaacatgttataaGCAACtgaaaaatggaaagaagacTGTTTATCTTGGCCACCGAAAATTTCTAAATCGTTATCATCCATATCGTAGATTGCGAAAAGCTTTTGACGGAGACCAAGAGAATGGTGTTGCTCCAACGCCCTTAACTGGAGAGGAAGTTTATGAACGACAACGAGACATTAATGTTGTCTTCGGAAAGTGCCAAAAGCCAAAAGGGAGAGTGCCAAAAGCGAAAGTGCCAAAAGCCGAAAGTGAAAGTGTCAAAAGGAAAAAGCAGCCTGTTGTGAAAAGTATATGGAAAAAGAGGTCAGTGTTCTTTGATCTTCCATATTGGTCTAGTCTTGATGTAAGACATTGTATTGATGTGATGCACGTGGAGaaaaatatatgtgatagtGTAATTGGAACACTTCTCGACATTAAAGGCAAGACAAAAGATGGTGCACATGCTCGTCTtgatatggatttgatgggTATACGACAAGAGTTATTACCACAAAAAATCAATGACAAGACATATTTGCCTCCCGCGTGTCACACTTTGTCTAAAGACGAGAAAACAAGTTTTTGCAAGTGTTTACAAAGTATCAAAGTGCCACATGGTTACTCGTCAAATGTCAAGAGCCTTGTATCAATGAAAGATCTCAAATTAATCGGCTTAAAATCTCATGATTGTCATGTCTTGATGCAACAACTACTACCTGTGGCTATTCGTGGGATATTGCCCGATAATGTTAGGAAAGCTATATGCAGGTTGTGCTTATTCTTCAATGCAATATGTTGTAAAGCAATTGATCCATTGAAGTTAGACGAGTTGGAAAACGAAGCTGCAGTTATCTTGTGTCAATTGGAGATGTATTTTCCTCcttcattttttgacattatGGTTCATTTGATTGTTCATCTAGTAAGGGAGATTAGATTGTGTGGCCCAATTTATTTACGGTGGATGTATCCAATAGAGCGATACATGAAGATCCTAAAAGGGTATACAAAAAACCCACACCGTCCGGAAGCTTCGATTGTTGAGAGGTACATTGCAGAAGAAGCTATTGAGTTTTGTTCAAACTATTTGTCAGAAGTGGATGCTATAGGGGTTCCCAAGTCTCGTCATGATGGAAGATGTGACGGTGTGGGCACGCAAGGTTTAAATGTCAAGAGCATGCATATTGATATAATTCTTCAAGCGCATTTGTATATATTGAATAACACTGATGAAGTTCAACCTTACTTGTCTGCTCACAAAAGCATCATAAAGAAAATGCACGATAAGATGAATGAAAAATGGGTGTTAAGAGAGCATAATAAGAAATTCTCAGAGTGGTTTAAAGAAAAGGTCTGCCAAGATGATAGTGTTTCCGATACAATAAAGTGGTTGTCCTATGAGCCTAAATGTAACATATTGACTTGGAGTGCATATGATATTAACAAAACTTCCTTTTATACAAAATCAAAGGATGACCGCAGTACCATGCAAAATAGTGGGGTTATGATTGTGGCAGAGTCCATGCACTTCTCtagttccaaagataaaaatccggTTATGGCATCTACACCCTACTTTGGGGTGATTGAAGAGATCTGGGAGGTTGATTACGTTGTGTTTAAAGTGCCTTTATTTAAATGTAAATGGATTGATATCAACAATGGTGTGAGAATTGATGAATTAGGATTTACAATAGTTGATCTTTGCAAGTTAGCTTATAAAGACGAACCTTTCATCATGGCATCCCAAGCAAAACAGGTGTTTTATGTCAAAGATCCTTCTAATGAACGGTGGTCGGTGGTTCTACAAGGAAAAAATGTGCATGGTAGTTATGAAAATCAAGAGCTTGATATTTCCGAAATTCCTCCTTTCTCATCAGATGTGCCTACCTTCATTGAAGAAAACGAAGAGGATGATGTGCATGCAGCTATTCGTTTAGATCATGACGAAGGAATATGGGATTAG
- the LOC123919981 gene encoding fasciclin-like arabinogalactan protein 11 — protein sequence MKQVTHFFFFFSLFLLFSTTLSVSQAPASSPKSSTKTPTAPSPKPLVPKLPESPDSTDSVPDDITRILVKAKTFSVLIRLLKSTEIMSSINSQLITAKTGGLTILAPDDSAFSSLKAGFLNSLDENKKIELLQFHILPQYVASSNFDSLSNPVQTVAGKDPTRLPLNVNALGNSVNISTGVVNASIVGIVYSDNKLAIYRLDKVLLPLDFFKTKAPALAPSLAASAKAPKAAKEISSSDDQDENDQDHGKSGTERLCGFLGTTLVSLVVVVTMM from the coding sequence ATGAAACAAGTAActcactttttcttctttttctcactttttcttctcttttctacCACCTTATCAGTTTCACAAGCACCTGCATCATCCCCAAAATCCTCAACAAAAACTCCCACAGCACCATCACCAAAACCATTAGTCCCTAAATTACCTGAATCACCAGACTCGACAGATTCAGTCCCGGACGACATCACAAGAATCCTTGTAAAGGCGAAAACATTCTCCGTCCTAATCCGTCTCCTAAAATCAACAGAAATCATGAGTAGCATAAACTCACAGCTCATCACAGCCAAAACCGGCGGCTTAACAATCCTTGCACCGGACGATTCTGCTTTTTCAAGCCTCAAAGCCGGGTTCCTTAATTCCTTAgacgaaaacaaaaaaatcgaACTTTTACAATTCCACATCTTACCCCAATACGTAGCCAGCTCAAATTTCGATTCTTTAAGCAACCCTGTTCAAACGGTAGCCGGTAAAGACCCAACAAGGCTTCCACTTAATGTTAATGCATTAGGTAACAGTGTTAATATTTCAACTGGTGTTGTTAATGCTTCCATTGTTGGCATTGTTTACTCCGATAACAAGCTCGCAATTTATCGACTGGATAAAGTGCTTCTTCCTCTTGATTTCTTTAAAACTAAAGCACCTGCTTTGGCTCCATCACTTGCTGCTAGTGCTAAGGCTCCTAAAGCTGCTAAGGAGATTTCTTCAAGTGATGATCAAGATGAAAATGATCAGGATCATGGTAAATCTGGAACAGAGAGATTATGTGGATTTCTTGGAACAACGTTGGTGtctcttgttgttgttgtcacAATGATGTGA
- the LOC123922199 gene encoding probable glutathione S-transferase translates to MIIIYCCQLLKIPAVGALFSSRDVEERKNNIEKIWEHLRVVEEQCFSYEKKLFGGDTINIVDIAIGSTINFLVTIEDIIEVKILDGEKFPHLYSWFNNFKGTPIINENLPNQEKMVASIIKLRNTKVVNN, encoded by the coding sequence atgataataataTATTGTTGTCAACTTTTAAAGATTCCTGCAGTTGGTGCACTCTTCAGTAGTAGAGATGTTGAAGAGAGGAAGAATAACATAGAGAAAATATGGGAACATCTTAGAGTTGTTGAAGAACAATGCTTTAGCTATGAGAAGAAATTATTTGGGGGAGACACTATTAACATTGTGGACATAGCTATTGGATCAACTATCAATTTTCTTGTAACTATTGAAGATATCATTGAAGTGAAAATCCTAGATGGAGAGAAATTCCCACACTTGTATTCATGGTTTAATAATTTCAAGGGTACCCCTATCATCAATGAAAACCTCCCTAATCAAGAGAAAATGGTAGCTTCTATCATTAAATTAAGGAATACAAAAGTAGTTAATAATTAG
- the LOC123922198 gene encoding probable glutathione S-transferase, protein MAEVKLHGFWYSPFTLRVVLTLKLKGILYENIEEDRFNKSPQLLEYNPVHKKTPVLVHDGKPLCESMIIVEYIDEIWPQYPLLPIDPYERAQARFWVKYADDIKRVSEPKQSFRASELISASEVVRFKGYVASEAEALVQRL, encoded by the exons atggcAGAGGTAAAGCTACATGGATTTTGGTATAGTCCCTTTACTTTGAGGGTAGTATTGACCCTTAAGCTAAAAGGTATACTATATGAGAACATAGAAGAAGATCGTTTCAACAAAAGTCCTCAACTTCTTGAATACAATCCAGTGCACAAGAAAACTCCAGTGCTTGTTCATGATGGAAAACCTCTATGTGAGTCTATGATAATTGTTGAATATATTGATGAGATATGGCCACAATATCCATTGCTTCCTATTGATCCTTATGAGAGAGCTCAGGCACggttttgggttaaatatgCTGATGATATT AAACGCGTATCAGAaccaaaacagagcttcagagcTTCAGAACTTATATCAGCTTCAGAGGTTGTGAGGTTCAAAGGCTATGTTGCTTCAGAGGCTGAAGCGCTGGTTCAGAGGTTATAA